The window GATCTGCTTGACGCATGGTTTCTTCGTCATGTTCCACGATAAGCAGCGAATTTCCTTTTGCTTTGAGTTGCTTAAGAATTTTTAGAAGATCAGCGTTATCGCGCGGATGCAAGCCGATCGTGGGTTCATCCAACACATATAGCACACCTTCCAAATTCGAACCCAGTTGCGCAGCAAGTCGAATGCGTTGAGATTCTCCGCCAGATAATGTTTTAGCCGAACGCGCTAGTTGTAAATAATTCAGTCCTACTTGTTCCAAAAAATGGAGTCGCTGCAGAATTTCGGGAACAATATCACGCGCAATTTCTTTAGTGCGACCTTTTAAAGAAAGCGAATCAAAAAAGCGTTTGGCTTCTAAAACTGATAAATGGGAAATTTCGCCAATAGTTTTTCCAGAAAAACGAACTGCGCGTGAAATGGAGTTGAGTCGCTCTCCGTGACATGTGGGACAAATTTTTTGTTCTGAATCCTCGCTCATTTCATATTTGGTTTCACGCTGCACTTCTCGCTCCAAAGCGCTTTCTGCATCGACCGAACTTTCGAAAATGATTCCAAATCCTTCGCAGGTAGGACACCAACCGTGAGGCGAGTTGTAGGAAAATTGGCGAGGATCTAATTCCTCAAACGAGCGCCCACTTTTTGGACAAAAGAGGTGAGTGCTAAGTAAAATTTCCTCTCCTTGAGGTGTCATAACTGAAAATGAGCCGCGCCCATATTTCAAAGAATCATGAATGAGTTGAACGGTTTCGCCGGATTTTTGTTTGCGTAAAAGTGTGCCAGTGAGAACGTCGATGGTGTGCTCGCGATAACGATCGAGCGCTTTAAATTTAGCTGGCTCAATCCATTTTTTATCCACACGCAATAATCGAAAACCTTTCTTTTCGGCCCACCGTGCAATTTCTGTGTGAAAGCCTTTTCGGGCTTTTATGAGTGGAGCCACCACATCCAATGTTTTATATTTTTTTAAAAGGGCATCGATTTGTTTTTGGATTCCGGCAACAGTCTGCCGTACTGCCTTCTCTCCCGTTTCTGGATCGTGTTGCACGCCGAGTTTGGAAAAAAGTAGGCGGATGAAGTGATGAATTTCAGTAACCGTTCCGACCGTGCTTTTGCCACCACCACGTGTGATATTTTGTTCAATGGCAACGGTGGGAGGGATGCCCGTAATGAGATCGACTTCTGGTTTTTCAAATTGTTGAACAAATTGTCGAGCGTAGGTGTTGAGACTATCCAGGTAGCGGCGTTGACCTTCAGCAAACACAATATCAAAAGCCAGAGTGCTTTTGCCGGAACCGCTTAAGCCGGTGATAACAGTCATGTTATCTAACGGAATCTTAAGAGAAATATTTTTGAGGTTGTGATGACGTGCGCCGCGAATCTGAATGGTATTTTCTGTTGGCGATTCAAAACGAGTAGGTGAAGGAGAAAGCCCTTTCTCCTTCAAAATTTTAGAGGAGAAAATGGATTTTAAAAATTTTCCTGTGTGAGAATTTTTTGTTTCGATAACTTGTTCCGGCGTGCCTTCGAAAATAATTTTGCCTCCTTGCTCACCCCCTTCAGGGCCCATGTCGATGATCCAATCAGCGCTTTTGATCACTTCTAAATTATGTTCAATGACCAGAAGAGAATGGCCGGCATCGACTAAACGTTGTAGAACCGTCAGCAAAATTCGGACATCATCGAAGTGCAATCCTGTGGTGGGTTCATCTAAAATCAGTAAATTGCCTTTGCTCTTTTTTTTCTTTTTCGAAGTGGTGGCAGAAAGGTGGCTGACAAGTTTAATGCGTTGTGCTTCGCCGCCAGAAAGTTGATTGAGAGGTTGACCGAGTGTCAAGTAACCTAAGCCGACATCGCAGAGAAGTTGTAGACCCTCAACGATTGTGTGGGCATTGGCTTTTCCACGTGTCGTCATTTCATCCGTTTTTCGAATTTTGAAAAATTCAATCGCCTCATCCAAAGTCATCGCAAGAATTTCAGCAACTGATTTGTCGTGATAGCGCACGCGAAGCACGTGCGGTTGAAAACGTTGACCGTGACATTCGGAACAAGGAAGATAGATGTCGCTAAGAAATTGCATTTCAATTTTTTCATAGCCCATGCCCTGACAACGATCACATCGACCTGTGCCTGTGTTAAAAGAAAAAGCAGAGGCATTAAGACCTTGGCTTTGAGCGGATTCGGTGGCGGCGAAAAGTTCGCGAATGGCATCGTAAATTCCCACATAAAGCGCGGGGTTAGATCGCGGCGTTTTGCTGAGGGGTGATTGATCGACAAGAACGACTTCATTGATCAAGTCCTGGCCGATTATTTTTTTTATTTCGCCTGATTCAGAAACGGCTTCATTGCGTGTTTTTAAAATATTTTTGTAAAGAATGTCGAAGGCTAACGTGCTTTTTCCAGAACCGCTTACGCCAGTGAGGCAAACGAGAGCATTTAAGGGCAATGTGAAGTCGACGTTTTTTAAATTGTGTGACGTTGCGCCGAAAATGGAGATTATATTTTCTTGAGAAATTTTTCTTCGTTTTTGTGGAAGAGGAATGCGTGTGCGATAGGAAAGATAATTGGCGGTTAGAGAATTTTTTTGTGATAAAATTTTTTCTGCTATGCCGGAAAAGACCAAATTGCCGCCTTGTTGACCGCGGCCTGGACCCAGATCGACTAGATAATCAGCTGAGCGAATGATGCTTTCTTCATGTTCAACGACAACAACTGTGTTGCCGAGATCGCGTAGATGATAAAGGATGCGGGTGAGTCGATCCGTGTCGCGCGGATGGAGTCCAATCGAGGGTTCGTCTAAAATAAAAAGGGTGTTTACGAGAGAAGTGCCTAAACACGTGGTGAGATTGACGCGTTGGATTTCGCCGCCGGAAAGTGTGCGTGTTGCGCGATTGAGCGTGAGATAGCCGAGGCCCACTTCATTGAGATAAGTTAAGCGTGTTGTGATTTCTTTAATCAATAAAGTGTTAGCGTCATCTAGTTTGGGAAACAGCGAAAGTTGTTTAAAAAAGTCGAGTGCATCATGGGTTGATAGAGCATTGATTTGTGCAAGAGATAAAGCATGGTGTGGGGTGATTAATTTCCAGTTCAATGTTTCCGGTTGAAAGCGGCCGCCATGGCAGACAGGACAAGTTTGGTAAGCGCGATAACGCGAAAGTAGAACGCGCACATGCATTTTGTAAGTTTTTGTTTCGAGCCAATCGAAATAACCTTTTACGCCATACCAACCGCCTTTTTGCCAAATTTCTAAACGTGAAAGGGTTGAAGGCTCTCCTTCAAGAATGAATTTTTTTTGTTCCGGCGTGAGCTGTTGATAAGGAATGTCGGTCGAAATTTTATGTTTTTTGCAAGCGCGTAGGAGGTCG of the Verrucomicrobiia bacterium genome contains:
- the uvrA gene encoding excinuclease ABC subunit UvrA gives rise to the protein MNHNSYIRLKGLRQNNLKNFDLEIPHHTLTVITGPSGSGKSSLAFETLYAEGQRRYVETFSPYTRQFLERMDKPQVESIEGIPPAIAIEQSNPIRTTRSTVGTMTEIADYLKQLFPNLAHLYCPQCQREIQPSNAQTIAQNLLSNPALKNREILITFTLSFPENTPLFEALNFVQTQGFRRLLWQNQILRLEEAQKQNGLLKSNQLILIQDRIKLDQSSSNTRLIEALEHALTFGKGLITIYRLNNQQVEDQPLLYSNRWHCPYDHLDFRAPTPALFTFNNPLGACPTCHGFGRTIEIDYDLVIPDKTKALAQGAIKPFRTGHSQECQADLLRACKKHKISTDIPYQQLTPEQKKFILEGEPSTLSRLEIWQKGGWYGVKGYFDWLETKTYKMHVRVLLSRYRAYQTCPVCHGGRFQPETLNWKLITPHHALSLAQINALSTHDALDFFKQLSLFPKLDDANTLLIKEITTRLTYLNEVGLGYLTLNRATRTLSGGEIQRVNLTTCLGTSLVNTLFILDEPSIGLHPRDTDRLTRILYHLRDLGNTVVVVEHEESIIRSADYLVDLGPGRGQQGGNLVFSGIAEKILSQKNSLTANYLSYRTRIPLPQKRRKISQENIISIFGATSHNLKNVDFTLPLNALVCLTGVSGSGKSTLAFDILYKNILKTRNEAVSESGEIKKIIGQDLINEVVLVDQSPLSKTPRSNPALYVGIYDAIRELFAATESAQSQGLNASAFSFNTGTGRCDRCQGMGYEKIEMQFLSDIYLPCSECHGQRFQPHVLRVRYHDKSVAEILAMTLDEAIEFFKIRKTDEMTTRGKANAHTIVEGLQLLCDVGLGYLTLGQPLNQLSGGEAQRIKLVSHLSATTSKKKKKSKGNLLILDEPTTGLHFDDVRILLTVLQRLVDAGHSLLVIEHNLEVIKSADWIIDMGPEGGEQGGKIIFEGTPEQVIETKNSHTGKFLKSIFSSKILKEKGLSPSPTRFESPTENTIQIRGARHHNLKNISLKIPLDNMTVITGLSGSGKSTLAFDIVFAEGQRRYLDSLNTYARQFVQQFEKPEVDLITGIPPTVAIEQNITRGGGKSTVGTVTEIHHFIRLLFSKLGVQHDPETGEKAVRQTVAGIQKQIDALLKKYKTLDVVAPLIKARKGFHTEIARWAEKKGFRLLRVDKKWIEPAKFKALDRYREHTIDVLTGTLLRKQKSGETVQLIHDSLKYGRGSFSVMTPQGEEILLSTHLFCPKSGRSFEELDPRQFSYNSPHGWCPTCEGFGIIFESSVDAESALEREVQRETKYEMSEDSEQKICPTCHGERLNSISRAVRFSGKTIGEISHLSVLEAKRFFDSLSLKGRTKEIARDIVPEILQRLHFLEQVGLNYLQLARSAKTLSGGESQRIRLAAQLGSNLEGVLYVLDEPTIGLHPRDNADLLKILKQLKAKGNSLLIVEHDEETMRQADHLIDLGPGAGTRGGEIMAQGSWQEIAKNTRSVTGTLLGEPLPHPLYGKRCDYNNAFWLQITGARANNLKSVDLKIPLNCLTVLCGVSGSGKSTLMREILLPTVQDTVQNRKKKKKITSKLWDKLEGAELITKVIEVDQSPIGKTSRSTPATYVGIFDLIRELFAQLPESRVRGYTSSRFSFNSKGGRCDACQGQGACKIEMNFLPTLHVPCEVCQGKRYNRETLEIKFKDKSIADCLAMTVEEAVIFFQAHPKIHRALKLLEETGLGYLTLGQSSPTLSGGEAQRLKLVTELARDNSGHCLYLLEEPTIGLHLADVKRLLEVVHRLIESGHTVVIIEHNLDVIAEADYVIEVGPEGGERGGRIVAQGSPEQILKHKHSITAPFLKPYIP